The Lactuca sativa cultivar Salinas chromosome 2, Lsat_Salinas_v11, whole genome shotgun sequence genome includes a window with the following:
- the LOC111916347 gene encoding serine/threonine protein phosphatase 2A regulatory subunit B''beta, with protein MMDMDNNGEAGCLDPELLQLNEVSPLAIKSNPYVAEKLFEQWLSLPETTPLVKSLVNNAKAGVPLNVPGSTNSPKATSGSSIPSMFPAGSTPPLSPRSSSGSGSPRITKHRAGPSVLGSPLRLLSEPAKELIPQFYFQNGRPPPNELKERCLFQCNQFFYGHMEGLQLHDFKPITKEICKLPSFFSTALYKKIDVNGIGVTRDAFVEYWVHSNMLTKDIATQIFTILKQPDLRYLTHEDFKPILRELLASHPGLEFLQNTPEFQERYAETVIYRIFYYVNRGGNGRLTLRELKRGNLIAAMLHADEEEDINKVLRYFSYEHFYVIYCKFWELDTDHDFLIDKENLIRYGNHALTYRIVDRIFSQVPRKFTSKVEGKMGYEDFVYFILSEEDKSSEPSLEYWFKCIDLDGNGAVTRNEMQFFYEEQLHRMECMAQEPVLFEDILCQIVDMVGPKDEGYFTLGDLKGSKLSGSVFNILFNLNKFMAYESRDPFLIRQERENPTLTEWDRFAHREYIRLSMEEDAEDASNGSADVWDESLEAPF; from the exons ATGATGGATATGGATAATAATGGTGAAGCGGGTTGTCTTGACCCTGAATTGTTACAGCTGAATGAAGTGTCTCCTCTGGCTATTAAATCAAATCCTTATGTTGCTGAGAAACTGTTCGAGCAATGGCTCTCTCTTCCAGAAACCACTCCTTTA GTAAAATCTTTAGTTAACAATGCAAAGGCTGGTGTTCCATTGAATGTGCCTGGATCAACTAACAGCCCTAAGGCTACTTCCGGCTCTTCAATACCTTCCATGTTTCCAGCTGGCAGTACACCTCCACTCTCACCAAGAAGTTCATCTGGTTCTGGTTCTCCTCGTATTACAAAACATAGGGCGGGCCCATCAGTTTTAGGTTCTCCTTTGAGATTATTGAGTGAGCCAGCAAAAGAGTTAATACCTCAG TTTTACTTTCAAAATGGTCGTCCACCACCAAATGAACTAAAAGAACGATGTTTGTTTCAATGCAACCAATTTTTCTATGGTCATATGGAAGGGCTACAATTGCATG ATTTCAAACCAATTACAAAGGAAATTTGCAAGCTGCCATCTTTTTTCTCTACCGCTCTTTACAAAAAGATTGATGTTAATGGCATTGGTGTGACCAG GGATGCATTTGTTGAGTATTGGGTCCATAGCAACATGTTGACAAAAGATATAGCTACCCAAATATTTACAATTTTGAAGCAGCCTGATTTGAGATATCTAACTCAC GAGGACTTCAAACCCATACTTCGTGAGCTTTTAGCAAGTCATCCAGGTCTGGAGTTCTTACAAAACACACCTGAGTTTCAGGAGAGATATG CTGAAACGGTAATATACCGCATATTTTACTATGTGAATAGAGGAGGTAATGGTCGTCTGACCCTCAGGGAGCTCAAACGTGGAAATCTAATTGCTGCAATGCTGCATGCAGATGAAGAAGAAGACATAAACAAAGTTTTGAG ATATTTCTCTTACGAGCATTTCTATGTAATATATTGCAAATTCTGGGAGCTGGACACAGATCATGATTTTTTGATTGATAAAGAGAACCTTATAAGATATGGCAACCATGCATTGACCTACAGGATTGTTGACAGAATATTTTCCCAG GTTCCAAGAAAGTTTACGAGTAAGGTTGAAGGGAAAATGGGATATGAGGATTTTGTTTACTTCATTTTGTCCGAAGAGGATAAGTCATCTGAGCCAAGCCTTGAGTACTg GTTCAAGTGCATAGACTTGGATGGAAACGGGGCAGTGACAAGGAATGAGATGCAATTCTTCTATGAGGAACAGTTGCATCGCATGGAATGCATGGCTCAAGAGCCTGTTCTTTTTGAGGACATTTTATGTCAGATAGTTGACATGGTTGGACCAAAG GATGAGGGGTATTTTACACTTGGGGACCTAAAAGGAAGCAAACTTTCTGGCAGTGTTTTCAATATCTTGTTTAATCTGAACAAGTTCATGGCGTATGAAAGTCGCGACCCCTTCCTCATTCGTCAG GAACGTGAGAATCCGACATTGACAGAGTGGGACCGGTTTGCACATCGGGAATATATACGGCTTTCAATGGAGGAAGATGCTGAAGATGCGTCTAATGGTAGTGCAGATGTATGGGATGAATCCCTTGAAGCCCCCTTTTAA